A part of Capsicum annuum cultivar UCD-10X-F1 chromosome 6, UCD10Xv1.1, whole genome shotgun sequence genomic DNA contains:
- the LOC107875763 gene encoding fructokinase-2, with the protein MAVNGSASSGLIVSFGEMLIDFVPTVSGVSLAEAPGFLKAPGGAPANVAIAVTRLGGKSAFVGKLGDDEFGHMLAGILKQNGVQADGINFDTGARTALAFVTLRADGEREFMFYRNPSADMLLKPEELNLDLIRSAKVFHYGSISLIVEPCRSAHLKAMEVAKEAGALLSYDPNLRLPLWPSAEEAKKQIKSIWDKADVIKVSDVELEFLTGNPKIDDESAMSLWHPNLKLLLVTLGEKGCNYYTKNFRGSVGAFHVKTIDTTGAGDSFVGALLTKIVDDQAIIQDEARLKEVLRFACACGAITTTKKGAIPALPTEADALTLIKGGA; encoded by the exons ATGGCAGTTAACGGCAGTGCTTCTTCCGGTTTGATCGTCAGCTTCGGTGAGATGTTGATCGATTTCGTTCCAACTGTCTCCGGCGTATCACTCGCCGAAGCTCCCGGATTTCTCAAAGCTCCCGGCGGTGCACCGGCGAACGTTGCAATTGCGGTGACGAGGCTTGGAGGGAAATCGGCTTTCGTAGGAAAGCTAGGTGATGATGAATTCGGGCACATGCTCGCTGGAATTCTGAAGCAGAATGGTGTACAGGCTGATGGAATCAATTTCGATACCGGAGCGAGGACGGCTTTGGCTTTCGTGACTCTACGCGCCGATGGAGAGCGTGAGTTTATGTTTTACAGAAATCCAAGTGCCGATATGTTGCTCAAGCCCGAGGAGTTGAATCTTGATCTTATTAGATCT GCTAAGGTGTTCCACTACGGATCAATTAGTTTGATCGTGGAGCCATGCAGATCAGCACATTTGAAGGCAATGGAAGTAGCAAAGGAGGCAGGTGCATTGCTCTCTTATGACCCAAACCTCCGTTTGCCACTGTGGCCTTCAGCAGAGGAGGCAAAGAAGCAAATCAAGAGCATCTGGGACAAGGCTGATGTGATCAAGGTCAGCGATGTCGAGCTCGAATTCCTCACCGGAAATCCCAAGATTGATGATGAATCTGCCATGTCTTTATGGCATCCTAACTTGAAGCTCCTCTTGGTCACCCTTGGTGAAAAGGGTTGCAACTACTATACCAAG aATTTCCGCGGCAGCGTTGGGGCATTCCATGTGAAGACTATTGACACCACTGGGGCTGGTGATTCTTTTGTTGGTGCACTTCTAACCAAGATTGTTGATGACCAAGCCATTATTCAG GATGAAGCAAGGTTGAAGGAAGTACTAAGGTTTGCCTGTGCATGTGGAGCCATCACAACCACCAAGAAAGGAGCAATCCCAGCTCTGCCTACTGAAGCTGATGCCCTCACTTTGATCAAGGGTGGAGCATAG
- the LOC107875764 gene encoding B-box zinc finger protein 24, with the protein MKIQCDVCEKAQATVICCADEAALCAKCDIEVHAANKLASKHQRLHLQCLSNKLPPCDICQDKAAFIFCVEDRALFCKDCDEAIHSASSLAKNHQRFLATGIRVALSSSCNKDAVKSQLEPQPPQQNTQQVGLKMPPQQLSSITSPSWPVDDLLGFPDYESSDKKELLELGEFEWLGGIDLFGEQTAAEVPELSAPQSNNTNIYRPTKYNMPYKKLRIEMPDEDEYFTVPDLG; encoded by the exons ATGAAGATTCAGTGTGATGTGTGTGAGAAAGCACAAGCTACTGTGATTTGCTGTGCAGATGAGGCAGCTTTGTGTGCAAAATGTGATATAGAAGTTCATGCTGCTAATAAATTGGCAAGTAAGCATCAGAGGCTACATCTTCAGTGCCTATCCAATAAGCTTCCTCCTTGTGATATTTGCCAA GATAAAGCAGCCTTCATCTTCTGCGTTGAGGATAGAGCTCTCTTTTGCAAGGACTGTGACGAAGCAATTCATTCAGCCAGCAGCCTTGCTAAGAACCACCAGCGATTCCTAGCTACAGGAATTCGTGTAGCCTTGAGCTCAAGCTGCAATAAGGATGCAGTAAAAAGCCAACTGGAGCCACAACCACCTCAGCAGAATACCCAACAagttggcttgaaaatgcctccaCAACAATTGTCCAGTATCACATCACCATCTTGGCCTGTCGATGATTTATTAGGATTTCCAGATTATGAGTCGAGTGACAAG AAGGAGCTACTTGAGCTTGGTGAATTTGAGTGGTTGGGAGGCATTGATCTCTTTGGTGAACAAACAGCGGCTGAAGTACCTGAGCTATCGGCACCTCAGTCGAACAACACAAATATTTACAGGCCAACCAAATATAACATGCCTTACAAGAAGCTGAGAATTGAAATGCCAGATGAAGATGAGTATTTTACAGTCCCAGATCTTGGTTGA